In one window of Myxococcales bacterium DNA:
- a CDS encoding DUF4388 domain-containing protein: protein MAERVVRIGEGMVTPVGRVAAEELKQRSGEWCIVDGSAGHMLMRRPTEPTLRLAGEIETRGAMFDVLALMGQSRWSGTLIVRSGGATRSVALEKGRVIDATSDVRGEKVVDVILTRGVASRDTVDLVARTAVVSGGSFVEALEQSGAVVAADLALAVEQSARLVVYGILAAETGAFSFFSRSSPARLLESISLMELLMESAQRFDELDQLASTIESEHHIPEPLEPRAVPGELVTLYSLCDGRRSVAEVGRRAGWLDYETRRGLAELVRSGLVRMAPPRPRGAGAIVEIYNGALFEIHRRCDESYVGAELRVGLSRFVAGNPSLAALLDSAWPLADGTVVAERVARNLAARPGEAPIALLIRRLDELVSFALFLTTSLLERDVATALNVRVAERLALLERASDSMVPPSNRESTSTSPDLVAPAAAPTPTAYLRSGTYPAVKITRSG from the coding sequence ATGGCGGAGCGTGTTGTCCGGATTGGCGAGGGGATGGTGACGCCCGTGGGGCGCGTGGCCGCCGAGGAGCTCAAGCAGCGCTCCGGCGAGTGGTGCATCGTCGACGGCTCAGCGGGGCACATGCTCATGCGTCGCCCCACCGAACCCACGCTTCGCCTCGCCGGCGAGATCGAGACGCGCGGGGCCATGTTCGATGTGCTCGCGCTCATGGGGCAATCGCGGTGGAGCGGTACGCTCATCGTTCGAAGTGGCGGCGCGACGCGCAGCGTGGCCCTCGAGAAGGGTCGGGTCATCGACGCGACCAGCGACGTCCGCGGCGAGAAGGTCGTCGACGTGATCCTCACTCGCGGCGTCGCCTCGCGCGACACCGTCGACCTCGTGGCGCGAACGGCGGTCGTCTCCGGCGGCTCGTTCGTTGAAGCCCTCGAGCAGTCGGGCGCCGTGGTGGCGGCAGACCTCGCCCTTGCCGTGGAGCAATCGGCGCGGCTCGTCGTCTACGGGATCCTCGCGGCGGAGACGGGAGCCTTCAGCTTCTTCTCGCGCTCTTCGCCCGCGCGGCTCCTCGAGAGCATTTCGCTCATGGAGCTCCTCATGGAGAGCGCCCAACGCTTCGACGAGCTGGACCAACTCGCCTCGACCATCGAAAGCGAACATCACATTCCGGAGCCGCTCGAGCCGCGCGCGGTGCCGGGCGAGCTCGTCACGCTGTATTCCCTCTGTGATGGTCGGCGCTCCGTGGCGGAGGTCGGCCGCCGCGCAGGATGGCTCGACTACGAGACCCGAAGGGGCCTCGCCGAGCTCGTCCGTTCCGGGCTCGTCCGCATGGCGCCACCGCGTCCACGCGGGGCCGGGGCGATCGTCGAGATCTACAACGGCGCGCTGTTTGAGATTCACCGACGATGCGACGAGAGCTACGTGGGGGCCGAGCTTCGGGTCGGTCTGTCGCGCTTCGTCGCGGGGAATCCTTCTTTGGCCGCGCTACTCGATAGCGCCTGGCCTCTCGCCGACGGCACCGTCGTTGCCGAACGCGTCGCGCGCAACTTAGCGGCCCGCCCCGGCGAGGCGCCCATCGCGCTCTTGATTCGACGCCTCGACGAGCTCGTGTCCTTTGCGCTGTTCTTGACGACGTCCCTGCTTGAACGCGACGTTGCGACAGCGTTGAACGTCCGCGTTGCGGAGCGCCTGGCGCTGCTCGAACGGGCAAGCGATTCCATGGTCCCGCCCTCGAATCGCGAGTCCACGAGCACCTCGCCGGATCTCGTGGCCCCCGCGGCGGCTCCTACGCCCACGGCCTACTTGCGTTCCGGGACCTACCCAGCCGTGAAGATCACGCGCAGCGGCTAG
- a CDS encoding phytanoyl-CoA dioxygenase family protein, producing the protein MNLLQRERLQSFRLHGYFVVPAFLNPTELGELRRACDIALDRARAESTEHGHTTPKIGVLTESSYFSHQPGALDRLTKFAGSARVCSLLEGLALEGEDDTPHLKNTDYYHEQTKHDWDGDWHRDSQFGQPDPELERRRILTTTSVHVRVALVDDDRLEIVPGSHRRWDTSEELQIRKGSKRTSPAMPGATRIAVEAGDACVFHAWSIHRATYQRLPLRRTLDCLYAFGGLPIRHWTAPNG; encoded by the coding sequence ATGAACCTTCTTCAACGCGAACGTCTGCAGTCCTTTCGTCTCCACGGCTACTTCGTCGTGCCCGCGTTCTTGAATCCGACCGAGCTGGGCGAGCTCCGTCGCGCATGCGACATCGCGCTCGATCGCGCCCGCGCGGAGTCGACCGAGCACGGCCACACCACGCCGAAGATCGGGGTGTTGACGGAATCGAGCTACTTCTCGCATCAGCCTGGTGCCCTCGACCGCCTCACGAAGTTCGCGGGCTCGGCGCGAGTGTGCTCGCTCCTCGAAGGCTTGGCTCTCGAAGGCGAAGACGACACTCCTCACCTCAAGAACACGGACTACTACCACGAGCAAACGAAGCACGACTGGGACGGCGACTGGCATCGCGACAGCCAGTTTGGGCAACCGGATCCAGAGCTCGAACGCAGGCGCATTCTCACCACGACATCGGTGCACGTGCGGGTGGCGCTGGTGGACGACGATCGCCTGGAGATCGTGCCGGGCTCGCACCGGCGATGGGACACGTCAGAGGAACTCCAAATCCGAAAAGGCTCGAAGCGGACGTCACCTGCCATGCCAGGGGCGACACGCATTGCCGTGGAGGCTGGCGACGCTTGCGTCTTCCACGCGTGGTCGATCCACCGAGCCACCTATCAACGCCTGCCGCTACGACGCACGCTCGACTGTCTCTACGCGTTTGGCGGTCTGCCGATCCGACACTGGACGGCGCCGAACGGGTGA
- a CDS encoding DUF72 domain-containing protein, producing MKQLSLGSFGAPTVGAATFGEDLRALANRVPLHVHLGTSSWAFPGWAGLVYDHKATPALLAQEGLAAYARHPLFRSVGIDRGFYAPLNAEEFARYAAAVPPHFRFLIKAPASITDRALRDRTGTPIGDNSGFLDADAAITAFIEPVREGLGDHAGPLLFQLSPMPNSLHVARIIAELDRFLARLPKGPLYAVEVRDASLATAELCTTLSEHGVRYAVGLHPRMPDAKHQLALAASQPPGPLVVRWNLTRLATAPQRYDEAKRTFAPFDAIQAPDDATVSALAEAIAEHAHAVFLIANNKAEGAAPLTLRRIADAAFGERVPAP from the coding sequence TTGAAACAGCTTTCGTTAGGCAGCTTCGGCGCACCGACGGTCGGCGCAGCGACCTTCGGCGAAGACCTCCGCGCCCTCGCGAATCGCGTTCCGCTCCACGTGCACCTCGGCACGTCGTCGTGGGCGTTTCCCGGCTGGGCTGGCCTCGTCTACGACCACAAGGCCACGCCCGCGCTCCTCGCCCAAGAGGGCCTCGCGGCCTACGCGAGGCATCCGCTCTTTCGCTCCGTCGGCATTGACCGGGGCTTCTACGCGCCGCTCAACGCCGAGGAGTTCGCGCGTTACGCGGCGGCCGTGCCGCCCCACTTTCGTTTCCTCATCAAAGCCCCGGCGAGCATCACCGACAGAGCGCTGCGCGATCGAACGGGCACGCCCATCGGCGACAACAGCGGCTTCCTCGACGCGGACGCCGCCATCACCGCGTTCATCGAGCCGGTGCGCGAGGGCCTCGGCGACCACGCCGGCCCGCTGCTCTTTCAGCTCTCACCGATGCCCAACTCGCTCCACGTGGCCCGCATCATCGCGGAGCTCGATCGCTTCTTGGCGCGCCTACCCAAAGGCCCGCTCTACGCCGTCGAGGTTCGCGACGCGTCGCTGGCCACCGCCGAGCTGTGCACCACGCTCTCGGAGCACGGCGTGCGTTACGCCGTGGGCCTTCATCCTCGAATGCCCGACGCGAAGCATCAGCTCGCGCTCGCAGCGAGCCAGCCGCCGGGACCGCTCGTCGTGCGGTGGAACCTGACGCGCCTGGCAACCGCACCGCAACGCTACGACGAAGCCAAGCGCACCTTCGCGCCGTTCGACGCCATCCAAGCGCCCGACGACGCGACCGTGTCGGCGCTCGCCGAGGCCATCGCCGAACACGCGCACGCGGTCTTCCTCATCGCGAACAACAAGGCCGAGGGCGCGGCTCCCCTCACCTTGCGTCGCATCGCCGATGCCGCGTTCGGCGAGAGAGTTCCCGCTCCGTAG
- a CDS encoding protein kinase has product MTPSRATSASRPHDYAQESDVRHSELFALPRSGSVCNFPPAPFREAAPTLVEEPWFEEIIDAPTSSAAGLSRVAVGTHLGRYELLAPLATFGAASSFIARQRGEMGLSRIVSLLAFPSSISETSGCAELLSEDVRRAAALRHPNVCEVLELCDEGSHLLVATDWVQGVSLQELVVRGERVEPLPVEVAAFVVASAAAGLHAAHEFVDTDGRSMPIVHKNLSLRSIHVSGVGHVRVTGLGMVRALSRLEEQQAESTRAYPKSAGIGYLAPEAISGGGVDRRTDVFSLGAMLYELTTGVSPFTCGNDFQAVEALLSGSYARPSEVVPGFAPELEAIIARALDREPLKRFPTTEAMRAALELWLIHSGLKTSPAQLAEIVNSRCGEFMASRRAALTVQSDEVYASGVRRLVPLAEAPASPAVVRRAEALLLDTPTLSRTVLLGGPRRMSFGRSIVVLAVAALAGSLTALLLYTFRSPPPPVKAATADAVAMRAEPVLPAPVVARPVVVVAEAASVPAAAVKVETPAAAPLRPAPKAAAATAAPVAPIAAAVAPTMPALPDSPY; this is encoded by the coding sequence ATGACCCCGTCACGCGCAACCTCCGCTTCCCGTCCTCATGACTACGCGCAGGAGAGCGACGTTCGCCACTCCGAGCTCTTCGCGCTGCCGCGCAGTGGCTCGGTGTGCAACTTCCCCCCGGCGCCGTTCCGCGAAGCGGCGCCGACGTTGGTCGAAGAGCCGTGGTTCGAAGAGATCATTGACGCGCCGACCTCGTCGGCCGCGGGTCTCTCGAGGGTCGCCGTTGGCACGCACCTGGGGCGCTACGAGTTGCTCGCGCCGTTGGCTACGTTTGGCGCCGCCTCGTCCTTCATCGCGCGCCAGCGGGGCGAGATGGGCCTCTCGCGCATCGTGTCGCTCTTGGCGTTTCCGTCGTCGATCAGCGAGACGTCGGGCTGCGCCGAGCTCCTCTCCGAGGACGTGCGTCGCGCCGCCGCGCTCAGGCACCCGAACGTATGCGAAGTCCTCGAGCTCTGTGACGAAGGCTCGCATCTCCTGGTGGCGACCGATTGGGTGCAGGGCGTGTCGCTCCAGGAGCTGGTCGTCAGGGGGGAGAGGGTGGAGCCGCTCCCTGTCGAAGTCGCAGCGTTCGTGGTCGCAAGCGCCGCCGCCGGGCTTCACGCCGCGCACGAGTTCGTCGACACCGACGGTCGCTCGATGCCCATCGTGCACAAGAACCTCTCGCTTCGTTCGATTCACGTCTCGGGCGTGGGGCACGTCCGCGTGACGGGCCTCGGCATGGTGCGCGCGCTCAGTCGGCTGGAGGAGCAACAGGCCGAGTCCACACGGGCGTATCCGAAGAGCGCCGGCATCGGATACCTCGCGCCGGAGGCGATCTCGGGCGGCGGCGTCGATCGGCGCACCGACGTCTTCTCGCTCGGCGCGATGCTCTACGAGCTCACGACGGGCGTCTCTCCGTTTACCTGCGGCAACGACTTTCAGGCTGTCGAGGCGCTCCTCTCGGGCTCCTACGCGCGGCCGAGCGAAGTTGTGCCCGGCTTTGCGCCGGAGCTCGAAGCGATCATCGCGCGGGCTCTCGACCGCGAGCCGCTCAAGCGTTTCCCAACGACCGAGGCGATGCGCGCTGCGCTCGAGCTGTGGCTCATTCACTCGGGCTTGAAGACGAGCCCGGCCCAGCTCGCGGAGATCGTGAACTCGCGCTGTGGCGAGTTCATGGCGTCGCGCCGAGCCGCCCTCACGGTCCAGAGCGACGAGGTCTACGCGTCGGGCGTGCGTCGCCTCGTGCCGCTCGCGGAAGCGCCCGCGTCCCCGGCGGTCGTTCGCCGCGCCGAGGCGCTCTTGCTCGATACGCCCACGCTCTCGCGAACGGTGCTGCTCGGTGGGCCCCGTCGCATGTCGTTTGGCCGCTCCATCGTTGTGCTCGCGGTGGCGGCGCTGGCGGGGAGCCTCACGGCGCTTCTGCTCTACACGTTTCGCTCGCCGCCGCCGCCGGTGAAAGCGGCGACCGCTGACGCCGTCGCCATGCGCGCCGAGCCGGTCTTGCCGGCGCCGGTGGTCGCGAGGCCCGTCGTCGTCGTTGCCGAGGCCGCGTCGGTGCCCGCAGCGGCCGTGAAGGTGGAGACTCCGGCTGCCGCGCCCTTGCGCCCTGCTCCGAAAGCCGCTGCGGCGACCGCTGCTCCCGTCGCGCCGATCGCCGCTGCCGTCGCGCCCACAATGCCCGCGCTCCCCGACAGTCCTTACTGA
- a CDS encoding L,D-transpeptidase family protein — MRHSATVGLLSVAIFACSGALEAPPAPAGGAASAVEMLALSVTVEGDGRVRSEPEGIACPGACTATFPRGTRVRLVSEANAGSHVDQWGGACDGAASVCEVEVNGAASVVAGYAAHDTKWEPSVGEADCRDAWGGGGEKLSPCDKTPDDYVVVHKSRRNLALCKEGRVMRNFRVGLGFTPAGDKVKQGDGKTPEGVFFIPRVLPDSDYHKAFLLSYPSRDDAARAASEGLVSRAEADGILSAHANCTEPSQETNLGGAVEIHGQGGKAGQDGSTDWTAGCVALQNEQVDALWSVLETGDTIVVLP; from the coding sequence ATGCGACACTCAGCGACGGTAGGCCTGCTTTCGGTAGCGATCTTCGCATGCAGCGGCGCCCTTGAAGCGCCGCCTGCGCCCGCTGGCGGAGCGGCGAGCGCCGTCGAGATGCTCGCGCTCTCCGTCACAGTCGAAGGAGACGGACGCGTTCGCTCCGAACCGGAGGGCATCGCCTGCCCCGGCGCCTGCACCGCGACCTTCCCGCGCGGCACCCGCGTTCGCCTGGTGTCAGAGGCGAACGCCGGCAGTCACGTCGACCAATGGGGCGGCGCTTGCGACGGCGCCGCGTCGGTGTGCGAGGTCGAGGTCAACGGGGCCGCGTCAGTCGTTGCCGGATACGCGGCGCACGACACCAAGTGGGAGCCGTCGGTGGGCGAGGCCGATTGCCGTGACGCGTGGGGCGGCGGCGGCGAGAAGCTCTCGCCATGCGACAAGACGCCCGATGACTACGTCGTGGTCCACAAGTCGCGTCGAAACCTTGCACTCTGCAAGGAAGGCCGCGTGATGAGGAACTTCCGCGTCGGTCTCGGCTTCACGCCCGCCGGCGACAAGGTCAAGCAGGGCGACGGCAAGACACCCGAAGGCGTCTTCTTCATCCCGCGCGTCTTGCCCGACTCCGACTACCACAAGGCGTTCCTGCTGAGCTACCCGAGCCGCGACGACGCGGCGCGCGCCGCGAGCGAAGGGCTCGTGAGTCGCGCCGAAGCCGACGGGATCCTGTCCGCCCACGCGAACTGCACCGAGCCGTCCCAAGAGACGAACCTCGGCGGCGCCGTCGAGATCCACGGGCAAGGCGGCAAGGCTGGCCAAGACGGCTCAACCGATTGGACCGCTGGCTGCGTGGCGCTTCAGAACGAGCAGGTCGATGCGCTCTGGAGCGTCCTTGAGACGGGGGACACGATCGTCGTCCTGCCGTGA
- a CDS encoding D-alanyl-D-alanine carboxypeptidase family protein has product MVIARSALLSLLLPLAAMACSAAPRDDDSEDDGEMETSSDEAALSSAVSCDRERQPAYSGGSNIGTMDVVKVGGKRVGIKTAHAFLKLQKAAAAQGVDVWINSGFRTMDEQRYFYGCYQSGNCNNGNLAARPGFSNHQNGRALDLGTSNRSRLNQIISQQGLDWRRTVPSEAWHYEYFGGNVSGPCDGSGATPDEPSTPPSSSGCYSPTLGRRVAQAACVQGAATGAWFQCDSGNWERGVNGSRGPLGACSASHPL; this is encoded by the coding sequence ATGGTCATCGCACGTTCTGCTCTCCTCTCGCTCCTCCTCCCACTCGCTGCCATGGCCTGCTCGGCGGCGCCTCGTGACGACGACAGCGAAGACGACGGTGAGATGGAGACCAGCTCCGACGAAGCGGCCCTCTCGAGCGCCGTGAGCTGCGACCGCGAGCGGCAGCCCGCCTACTCGGGTGGTTCGAACATCGGGACGATGGACGTCGTGAAGGTCGGCGGTAAGCGCGTGGGCATCAAGACCGCGCACGCTTTCCTCAAGCTGCAGAAGGCCGCCGCGGCGCAGGGCGTCGACGTGTGGATCAACAGCGGCTTTCGCACGATGGACGAGCAGCGCTACTTCTACGGCTGCTACCAGTCGGGCAACTGCAACAACGGCAACCTCGCCGCGCGCCCGGGCTTCTCGAATCACCAGAACGGTCGCGCCCTCGACCTCGGCACGAGCAACCGTTCGCGGCTCAACCAGATCATCTCGCAGCAGGGACTCGACTGGCGCCGCACGGTGCCGAGCGAGGCGTGGCACTACGAGTACTTTGGCGGCAACGTGAGCGGCCCGTGCGATGGCAGCGGCGCGACGCCCGACGAGCCGTCGACACCCCCGTCGAGCAGCGGCTGCTACTCACCGACCTTGGGGCGTCGCGTCGCCCAAGCCGCCTGCGTTCAAGGCGCCGCGACGGGCGCGTGGTTCCAATGCGACAGCGGCAACTGGGAGCGCGGCGTGAACGGCAGCCGCGGACCGCTCGGCGCTTGCTCGGCTTCCCACCCGCTCTGA
- a CDS encoding Bax inhibitor-1/YccA family protein gives MNYRTAGAVARRPAAEVEQRFMSAVYRWMTVGLFLTATVAYGVASSRTLLEIIVGNRMVFWGLILGEFGLVFALSASVHRLSAAAAGAMFLLYSALNGATLSILLLIYTGNSVAAALAVTAGTFATMSLYATVTKKDLSSWGSFLFMGLVGVVIAGLVNMFLQSGMMSFIISCASVVVFTGLTAYDTQKLRQVAAAGGGSGALAVSGALMLYLDFINLFLALLRLFGSRRD, from the coding sequence ATGAACTACCGAACCGCAGGAGCAGTGGCGCGTCGCCCGGCCGCCGAGGTCGAACAGCGTTTCATGTCGGCCGTTTACCGATGGATGACGGTAGGCCTGTTTTTGACCGCGACGGTCGCCTACGGCGTCGCCAGTTCGCGCACCCTCCTTGAGATCATCGTGGGCAACCGCATGGTCTTCTGGGGCCTCATCCTCGGGGAGTTCGGGCTCGTGTTCGCGCTCTCGGCGTCCGTGCACCGCCTCTCGGCGGCGGCCGCTGGCGCCATGTTCCTCCTTTATTCCGCGCTCAACGGCGCCACGCTGTCGATTCTGCTGCTCATCTACACCGGCAACTCGGTGGCCGCGGCGCTCGCCGTGACGGCCGGCACTTTTGCGACGATGAGCCTCTACGCCACCGTGACGAAGAAAGATCTCTCGAGCTGGGGCTCGTTCCTCTTCATGGGGCTCGTGGGCGTCGTCATCGCCGGCCTCGTCAACATGTTCCTGCAGAGCGGCATGATGTCGTTCATCATCTCGTGCGCTTCGGTGGTCGTGTTCACGGGCCTCACGGCCTACGACACGCAGAAGCTTCGTCAGGTCGCGGCCGCCGGCGGCGGCTCTGGCGCGCTCGCGGTGAGCGGCGCGCTCATGCTCTACCTCGACTTCATCAACCTCTTCCTCGCGCTGCTTCGCCTCTTCGGCAGCCGCCGCGACTGA
- a CDS encoding DUF4388 domain-containing protein: MPPERRRSPRGWTKIWIAVDGLDTELRPQSGNVSATGIYFEYDRNVGEPGKVEWLYLSSADRIVSLQIMACVVRSVAFPGPDGKVTQGVALQFMPESDEAIAQLRDFLHYVLALAADGVRAHDARSVGRETGVRSIVLESDWELPVGAPVRVAIITRELPRTVRVEGRVVRHSTDAARGKRIEIAVQQALDGPIRRFSAGTMSAVVAPTEKVQVRARRFTPAFGIPFAKNEDFKQDERDREESVNEALEGLLGTLLEVRTQPKGAVRSHLAGELERIKLPTLLQVIDMDKMTGELELRRGDATRRLFFREGRVVDVEPVLLASPRDELRSAFGWADGSFDFNVVPVERPDRLDTTTMALLLDIARQTDEENRAEAADETI, from the coding sequence ATGCCTCCTGAGCGCCGCCGCAGCCCTCGCGGTTGGACCAAGATCTGGATCGCCGTCGACGGACTCGACACCGAGCTCCGGCCGCAAAGCGGCAACGTGAGCGCAACGGGCATCTACTTCGAATACGACCGCAACGTCGGCGAACCGGGCAAGGTGGAGTGGCTCTACCTCTCGAGCGCCGATCGCATTGTCTCGCTCCAGATCATGGCCTGCGTGGTGCGGTCCGTTGCCTTCCCGGGGCCCGACGGAAAAGTCACGCAGGGCGTCGCCCTCCAGTTCATGCCGGAGAGTGACGAGGCCATCGCGCAGCTCCGGGACTTCTTGCACTACGTGCTCGCGCTCGCCGCCGACGGCGTCCGCGCGCACGACGCGCGGAGCGTCGGTCGAGAGACCGGCGTACGGTCCATCGTGCTCGAGTCCGACTGGGAGCTCCCCGTGGGGGCGCCGGTTCGCGTCGCCATCATCACACGTGAGCTTCCTCGGACCGTGCGCGTCGAGGGGCGCGTCGTGCGGCACTCCACGGACGCGGCTCGCGGCAAGCGCATCGAGATCGCTGTGCAGCAAGCGCTCGATGGGCCCATTCGCCGCTTCTCCGCCGGCACGATGTCGGCGGTCGTGGCGCCAACGGAGAAGGTTCAGGTGCGCGCGCGCCGGTTCACGCCCGCCTTCGGCATTCCCTTCGCCAAGAACGAAGACTTCAAACAGGACGAGCGCGATCGTGAGGAGTCCGTCAATGAGGCGCTCGAGGGCCTCTTGGGCACGCTCCTCGAGGTGCGCACACAGCCGAAGGGCGCAGTCCGCAGTCACCTCGCCGGCGAGCTTGAGCGCATCAAGTTGCCGACGCTGCTTCAGGTCATCGATATGGACAAGATGACGGGGGAGCTTGAGCTCCGGCGCGGCGACGCGACGCGGCGGCTCTTCTTCCGTGAGGGACGCGTCGTGGATGTCGAACCGGTGCTCTTGGCGTCGCCGCGCGACGAGCTTCGAAGCGCCTTCGGTTGGGCCGACGGTAGCTTCGACTTTAACGTCGTGCCGGTCGAACGTCCTGACCGCCTCGACACGACGACGATGGCCCTCCTGCTAGATATTGCTCGCCAGACCGACGAGGAAAATCGCGCCGAGGCCGCCGACGAGACGATCTAG
- a CDS encoding extensin family protein, protein MSPRLVATSLVLLALAACSSEADSPAIAAEPTVDAAAPPLPPPPPPPAPTLIDAGFDSGPKTCLETLTARGIQFTTTTARGIVDAVKVTSAIRGIRFTREDTDTLATDPMACSFVLTLDRFAEVLAKYDVVQVGTLGSYCYRCCCAWSPSNDCRSPSDAEPNCGQNGYSNHSWGRAVDVRYLKFKSGAVYDINDGNDWLIGSSSGTCSTGLSKQKGASKTLYSIACDTAAALVFKNILTPNYNEAHRNHWHMDIGDKGDDVAGSKVRSLTGWGIDEGEHADACGGH, encoded by the coding sequence ATGTCGCCCCGGCTCGTCGCAACCTCCCTCGTTCTCCTAGCGCTCGCCGCGTGCAGCAGCGAAGCGGACTCGCCTGCCATCGCGGCGGAGCCGACCGTCGACGCCGCAGCACCTCCTCTGCCGCCGCCGCCTCCGCCCCCTGCCCCGACGCTCATCGATGCGGGCTTCGACTCGGGCCCCAAGACGTGCCTCGAGACGCTCACCGCGAGGGGCATTCAATTCACCACGACCACGGCTCGCGGCATTGTCGACGCGGTGAAAGTGACGAGCGCCATCCGCGGCATCCGCTTCACGCGCGAGGACACGGACACGTTGGCGACCGATCCCATGGCCTGCTCCTTTGTGCTCACGCTCGATCGCTTCGCCGAGGTGCTCGCTAAATACGACGTCGTCCAGGTCGGGACGCTCGGGTCCTATTGCTACCGCTGCTGCTGCGCCTGGAGCCCAAGCAACGATTGCCGCTCGCCCAGCGACGCGGAGCCGAACTGCGGGCAAAACGGCTATTCGAACCATTCGTGGGGCCGAGCCGTCGATGTCCGCTACCTCAAGTTCAAGAGCGGCGCCGTCTACGACATCAACGATGGCAACGATTGGCTCATCGGCTCCTCGTCGGGCACCTGCAGCACGGGACTCTCGAAGCAGAAAGGCGCGAGCAAGACGCTCTACTCGATCGCGTGTGACACGGCGGCGGCCCTCGTCTTCAAGAACATCCTCACGCCCAACTACAACGAAGCGCATCGAAACCACTGGCACATGGATATCGGCGACAAGGGCGACGACGTCGCGGGGTCGAAGGTTCGCTCCCTCACCGGCTGGGGCATTGACGAAGGCGAGCACGCCGACGCGTGCGGCGGCCACTGA
- a CDS encoding bifunctional (p)ppGpp synthetase/guanosine-3',5'-bis(diphosphate) 3'-pyrophosphohydrolase has product MSLVVRALAFAAEKHRDQRRKDRVASPYINHPIALTNILLNEGGVGEVDVLCAALLHDTVEDTETTPDELERHFGARIRAIVLEVSDDRSLPKAERKQRQIEHASSISREAKLVKLADKISNVRDLVHSPPADWTEERKREYFDWTKAVVDRLRGVHGGLEATFDVAYARRP; this is encoded by the coding sequence ATGTCCCTCGTGGTTCGCGCGCTTGCCTTCGCGGCGGAGAAGCATCGGGATCAGCGGCGCAAGGATCGCGTGGCGTCGCCCTACATCAATCACCCCATCGCGCTGACCAACATCCTGCTCAACGAAGGTGGCGTGGGCGAAGTCGACGTGCTTTGCGCCGCGCTGCTTCACGACACGGTGGAAGACACGGAGACCACGCCCGACGAGCTCGAGCGGCACTTTGGCGCGCGGATTCGGGCCATCGTCCTCGAGGTGTCCGACGACCGAAGTCTTCCCAAGGCCGAGCGCAAGCAGAGGCAGATCGAGCACGCCTCGAGCATCTCGCGCGAAGCGAAGCTCGTGAAGCTCGCCGACAAGATCAGCAACGTGCGCGACCTTGTGCACAGTCCGCCGGCCGACTGGACCGAGGAGCGCAAGCGCGAATACTTCGACTGGACGAAGGCCGTCGTCGACCGACTGCGTGGCGTCCATGGCGGCCTCGAAGCGACCTTCGACGTCGCCTACGCCAGACGCCCGTGA